The segment tacaaatattatgaagGGATTTATTATTACGCGGTAGGTGATGTTCAACATATATTTCATCAAGTCTTTTTTCATGATCTAATTTATTTTGagatatttctttatatttcattccaaataataaattttgtgatttgtttatattatcagCATTGTGTATTTTTGAATCCTCACTGTCGTTTAACAAATTTGTGTATGCTATATCAGAAGGGTAAGTTATATTTCCTTGAATTTTTTCAGaaacaatattattttttcctaaattatttttacttatattattatattcatattcgTTTATGTGCGTTTCGTTATAATTTGTAGTAttactatatttatataaattattttcatcgaatatttctttatttttataattagttGTATTGATACTATTTTTTTCCTCACCatttaatgtattatattttaataaattattattatgtgatTGATTTTCcatatcattttcatttttgtcatctttttgtttaaaatttttttgttgatACATAATTGTGGGCATATAgttttgatttatttttttactaaCATAAGAGTATTTACAGGCTGCACAAAGTATATTCCTTTCTTCATCAATTATTTGTAAACATCTATTACATGAGCAAgtaatattctttattttatttaatttttcatttctatATTGAATAGATGTATAcaattcatttattaaagAAATAGTTATTTCatcatacatatttattgttCTCATAGCTAATaagcatatatttttatcgtCTATAAAACAATAGCTAGCATTTGGAAAACAACTATGATTTAAAAATGATGCATGTTTAAAAAgttttattttacttttattacttgaagaaataaatgaattttttaaaatgtcaGTAAATTTTTCAAATTGTATCAATTTATCAATAAATCTATCATTTCTAAAATTGTTTATtgattctttatatatattattattattattattattattactatttgtAAATTCTTTAAAAACCATGGCGTTTTGGTTagtcatattatttttattatgatgatcattatttgtattattatcatttctatgtggtatatttttcttctcttTTAAATATCCATCCTCTTTTATAACAggttcattattattaatattagtaACATTgtcatattcatttttataatatttcaagtgaataatataatcaaTTTGTTTCTTTTGATCTTCATTAAGCATATTAAAAGTTTCCCATAAATCATCGAACAAAATAGCTGTTTCTAATAATTCATGTTCTATAAAAAGTATTTGACCTACTTCCACTTTTTTATTTGCTACAATTTTAgctttcttattatttttgtcttgtataattaatatgttattataattttgttgtattgttttatatttaatgtcATATGATTCGTTAAATATTTCGTTATTTAGtctatcttttttttctttttcatttatatataagccATGATAATTATAGTTATTTCGTTGATTTATATGGTTGAAATCGTacgttattttattattattttttttattacttgatatttttaaatatgtttcttttttttttgtatgttcatcatcatcaatattattattattattaaaaatggtTGATTCCTCTTTTTTCTTTGATATACTCAAATTATTATGCACATCTACATTCCTTAAAGAAATGTTATAcctattattatcatcattgttatttatatataaattttctgattttaaaattttcattttatcgTTCATTGATCTATTATGATGATTCGAATTGGACACATCAAAACATGTTTTATTTCGTTTACTATTTGTTCCATTAAATTGATAAACACTCTGTGATTCTTTTAAACTCATATATcttttcatttcattattccatatataatcatcataTGAGACTTTTGTATTATTCCTAGATAATTCTGTAGAATTATTTACCTTATCATcatcaaaattattattattattttgattttctttttctttaattttttcattaacaATTTTATTCAAATCGAAACCGAAAGGATTATTCAACAAgacattaatatttttaccaCCCACTCTGttgttatataattgtaaattatttattaaatttaaggatttatgtaattttaatctatttttattattcatcatattttttatatcttctgATATTATATCATTGAAGTGTTCTAGCCATACTTTGGCTTTATTACCATTAATGTCTTTATTTTCCTCAA is part of the Plasmodium falciparum 3D7 genome assembly, chromosome: 9 genome and harbors:
- a CDS encoding SET domain protein, putative, with translation MSKIRKKLLENKKEIGFCSCVIKVKEKKEIEENKDINGNKAKVWLEHFNDIISEDIKNMMNNKNRLKLHKSLNLINNLQLYNNRVGGKNINVLLNNPFGFDLNKIVNEKIKEKENQNNNNNFDDDKVNNSTELSRNNTKVSYDDYIWNNEMKRYMSLKESQSVYQFNGTNSKRNKTCFDVSNSNHHNRSMNDKMKILKSENLYINNNDDNNRYNISLRNVDVHNNLSISKKKEESTIFNNNNNIDDDEHTKKKETYLKISSNKKNNNKITYDFNHINQRNNYNYHGLYINEKEKKDRLNNEIFNESYDIKYKTIQQNYNNILIIQDKNNKKAKIVANKKVEVGQILFIEHELLETAILFDDLWETFNMLNEDQKKQIDYIIHLKYYKNEYDNVTNINNNEPVIKEDGYLKEKKNIPHRNDNNTNNDHHNKNNMTNQNAMVFKEFTNSNNNNNNNNIYKESINNFRNDRFIDKLIQFEKFTDILKNSFISSSNKSKIKLFKHASFLNHSCFPNASYCFIDDKNICLLAMRTINMYDEITISLINELYTSIQYRNEKLNKIKNITCSCNRCLQIIDEERNILCAACKYSYVSKKINQNYMPTIMYQQKNFKQKDDKNENDMENQSHNNNLLKYNTLNGEEKNSINTTNYKNKEIFDENNLYKYSNTTNYNETHINEYEYNNISKNNLGKNNIVSEKIQGNITYPSDIAYTNLLNDSEDSKIHNADNINKSQNLLFGMKYKEISQNKLDHEKRLDEIYVEHHLPRNNKSLHNICNNNTFCLANENVYDFNKSKTELIIKNNIKKRTNKKDNIEDPNMFNSENVLLSSTSLYNNKYNNDKNNRNNKYNNIKNYGCNNNNMGIEQTRCLTNNNINLNVLCNSHLPFSIKLKNNFLHILNVKNAEDEKIGYCKFVNNEEWICAICNNSISKYVMPLKSEYYFIIQYNAIKEKINTNNFELSILISNIEETLSYIISILGEKHWLYASFNYIIADICFSLYTMNSLNENYISTCFNAFYNFFYFIQIQCPQAIHTDLVPLVLKFFIICIYTGNYNTIYNLATSGFLELIKQKYGSWDVSYICLQRAFKMCYEHMHNRKIMDRTTILTLADMANNNILNMVH